The Myxococcales bacterium genome window below encodes:
- a CDS encoding flippase-like domain-containing protein → MALVSAGVAWAAPSAAALRAAASRLAAAPWPWLGLAAAAALAPLAVEAARVWWVARALGCAVGRRGAIDAAAANGFFTAITPATGLGEPAVAWVLRRGGAPAEVALAVPMVKFTTSFTFVFAVGAAVFVLGGGPPVAWLRTSGALACAGAALVMATVIAIARDVDRTTRALAWLGQRCGLGRVTGRLAVHVVPSLTRIADVRGRGMLGLMALHALYFVGYAAPLVLICHALVPGTAGAALPRALAYLCATFLAPTPGGAGVAEASSVVFFGDLIGPADAVIAVVAFRIARFVAQVVVPGVYLATRGLWRLQRPAQAARDQR, encoded by the coding sequence GTGGCGCTGGTGAGCGCGGGCGTGGCGTGGGCGGCGCCGAGCGCGGCGGCGCTGCGCGCGGCGGCGTCCCGGCTGGCGGCGGCGCCGTGGCCGTGGCTGGGGCTGGCGGCGGCGGCGGCGCTCGCGCCGCTCGCGGTCGAGGCAGCGCGGGTGTGGTGGGTCGCGCGCGCGCTCGGCTGCGCGGTCGGTCGCCGCGGCGCGATCGACGCGGCGGCGGCCAACGGCTTCTTCACCGCGATCACGCCCGCCACCGGGCTGGGCGAGCCCGCGGTCGCGTGGGTGCTGCGGCGCGGCGGCGCGCCGGCCGAGGTCGCGCTGGCGGTGCCGATGGTGAAGTTCACCACCAGCTTCACGTTCGTGTTCGCGGTCGGCGCGGCGGTGTTCGTCCTCGGCGGCGGGCCGCCGGTGGCGTGGCTGCGGACGAGCGGCGCGCTCGCGTGCGCCGGCGCGGCGCTGGTGATGGCCACGGTGATCGCGATCGCGCGCGACGTCGATCGCACCACGCGCGCGCTGGCGTGGCTCGGCCAGCGCTGCGGCCTCGGACGCGTGACGGGACGCCTCGCGGTCCACGTGGTGCCGAGCCTGACGCGGATCGCCGACGTCCGCGGGCGCGGGATGCTCGGCCTGATGGCGCTGCACGCGCTCTACTTCGTCGGCTACGCCGCGCCGCTCGTGCTCATCTGCCACGCGCTGGTGCCCGGCACGGCCGGCGCGGCGCTGCCGCGTGCGCTCGCGTACCTGTGCGCGACCTTCCTGGCGCCGACGCCGGGCGGCGCCGGGGTGGCCGAGGCGTCGTCGGTGGTGTTCTTCGGCGATCTGATCGGCCCCGCCGACGCGGTGATCGCGGTGGTGGCGTTCCGGATCGCGCGCTTCGTCGCGCAGGTGGTGGTGCCCGGCGTCTACCTGGCGACGCGCGGGCTGTGGCGGCTACAGCGCCCGGCGCAGGCCGCGCGCGATCAGCGCTGA
- a CDS encoding ferric reductase-like transmembrane domain-containing protein, with translation MRKTILLGLALGALALLALGAVGARLGVVVAPPRPDGPWAWVAARAAGVTALVALTLDALAGLVLSTGALDRWLARARSIELHQTLSRFALGLTAGHVLLLLADGYIRYDLFDALVPGVSSYRPWAVAAGIVAAYLAVVVHVSFGWRARLGTRTWRRLHYLSFAVLIGALGHGLAAGTDTGRPGLRALYVVLAGSVAALVAVRALTAIRARAARPA, from the coding sequence ATGCGTAAGACGATCCTCCTCGGCCTCGCGCTCGGCGCGCTGGCCCTGCTCGCGCTCGGCGCCGTCGGCGCGCGTCTCGGCGTCGTGGTCGCGCCGCCCCGCCCCGACGGACCGTGGGCCTGGGTCGCCGCGCGCGCCGCGGGGGTGACGGCGCTGGTCGCGCTGACGCTCGACGCGCTCGCCGGGCTGGTGCTGTCGACCGGGGCCCTCGACCGGTGGCTGGCCCGGGCGCGCTCGATCGAGCTGCACCAGACCCTGTCCCGGTTCGCGCTGGGCTTGACCGCCGGCCACGTGCTGCTGCTCCTCGCCGACGGCTACATCCGGTACGACCTGTTCGACGCGCTGGTGCCGGGTGTGTCGAGCTACCGACCGTGGGCGGTGGCCGCGGGCATCGTCGCGGCATACCTGGCGGTGGTCGTGCACGTCAGCTTCGGCTGGCGCGCGCGGCTCGGCACCCGGACCTGGCGGCGCTTGCACTACCTGTCGTTCGCGGTGCTGATCGGCGCGCTCGGGCATGGCCTCGCCGCGGGCACCGACACCGGTCGACCGGGCCTGCGCGCGCTGTACGTGGTGCTGGCCGGATCCGTCGCGGCGCTGGTCGCCGTGCGCGCGCTGACGGCGATCCGAGCGCGCGCCGCGCGGCCCGCCTGA
- a CDS encoding J domain-containing protein, which yields MSLTRRILESARAGLSTLTSLVIVDDEPLSSVEAAALEVELAARKKAHTGEPGRSAIAKLAGPGARADRARQAAERAHRINGAAAAKAAAAKRAADDAFRRMKAEAARGDAGASGATGSSRSNSGGQRTGRPKPGSTDAQLAEWYRVLNLSPGADPGEIKSAYRQLMRRYHPDMHAANPAKQKAANELSMRVTAAYNGLQEHLNK from the coding sequence GTGAGCCTGACCCGTCGGATCCTCGAGAGCGCCCGCGCGGGGCTGTCGACGCTCACCTCGCTGGTGATCGTCGACGATGAGCCGCTGTCGAGCGTCGAGGCGGCGGCGCTCGAGGTCGAGCTGGCGGCGCGCAAGAAGGCGCACACCGGCGAGCCCGGGCGCTCGGCGATCGCCAAGCTGGCCGGGCCCGGCGCGCGGGCCGATCGCGCGCGGCAGGCGGCCGAGCGGGCCCACCGCATCAACGGCGCCGCCGCCGCCAAGGCCGCCGCCGCCAAGCGCGCGGCCGACGACGCGTTCCGACGGATGAAGGCCGAGGCGGCCCGCGGCGACGCCGGCGCGAGCGGCGCCACCGGCTCGAGCCGATCGAACAGCGGCGGGCAGCGGACCGGCCGACCGAAGCCGGGCTCGACCGACGCCCAGCTCGCCGAGTGGTACCGCGTGCTGAACCTGTCGCCCGGCGCCGACCCCGGCGAGATCAAGAGCGCGTACCGCCAGCTCATGCGCAGGTACCACCCCGACATGCACGCGGCCAACCCGGCCAAGCAGAAGGCGGCCAACGAGCTGTCGATGCGCGTGACCGCCGCCTACAACGGGCTGCAAGAGCACCTCAACAAGTAG
- a CDS encoding acyltransferase produces the protein MTAVASDEPGLASARGLAIVGVVLGHAALSFLATPIGWAVRDDARWLGADAIVWILRQFLMPAFFVVAGLAAARLLDVRGVGGYLRQRARRIALPLALALVPVSLAMNALWDWGRTLAARAAVAETVPRLRASTAPVTLAHLWFLYYLLALSLAALAIALALGPRRRRGVTAALDALTARPLATVVLASLPTWACLQVDGTLQLDTPLGFAIDPVVAGYFGWFFAWGWWLARRRAGLAALARAVPGLLALAVAATAAAIPALLAARDGDRPSALATAVCALGSWAWVLALLGGARRWLPVAPRWLARCADDSLWIYVAHLPLVVLLQLGAAHLAAPGPLEYAGIAAAALAGSALIARGLRRAL, from the coding sequence ATGACCGCGGTCGCCAGCGACGAGCCCGGCCTGGCCAGCGCGCGCGGGCTGGCGATCGTCGGCGTCGTGCTCGGCCACGCCGCGCTGTCGTTCCTGGCGACGCCGATCGGCTGGGCGGTGCGCGACGACGCGCGCTGGCTCGGCGCCGACGCGATCGTCTGGATCCTGCGCCAGTTCCTGATGCCGGCCTTCTTCGTCGTGGCCGGGCTGGCCGCGGCGCGGCTCCTCGACGTGCGCGGCGTCGGCGGCTACCTGCGCCAGCGCGCGCGCCGGATCGCGCTGCCGCTGGCGCTGGCGCTGGTGCCGGTGTCGCTGGCGATGAACGCGCTGTGGGACTGGGGCCGGACGCTGGCCGCGCGCGCGGCGGTGGCCGAGACGGTGCCGCGGCTGCGGGCGTCGACCGCGCCGGTGACCCTGGCGCACCTGTGGTTCCTCTACTACCTGCTGGCGCTGTCGCTGGCGGCGCTGGCGATCGCGCTGGCGCTGGGCCCGCGCCGACGTCGGGGGGTGACCGCCGCGCTCGACGCGCTCACCGCCCGACCGCTGGCGACGGTGGTGCTCGCGTCGCTGCCGACGTGGGCGTGCCTGCAGGTCGACGGCACGCTCCAGCTCGACACGCCGCTGGGGTTCGCGATCGATCCGGTGGTCGCCGGCTACTTCGGCTGGTTCTTCGCGTGGGGCTGGTGGCTGGCGCGCCGGCGCGCGGGCCTGGCGGCGCTGGCGCGCGCGGTCCCGGGGCTGCTCGCGCTCGCGGTCGCCGCCACCGCCGCCGCGATCCCGGCGCTGCTGGCCGCGCGCGACGGCGATCGCCCGAGCGCGCTCGCGACCGCGGTGTGCGCGCTGGGCTCGTGGGCGTGGGTGCTGGCGCTGCTCGGCGGCGCGCGCCGCTGGCTGCCGGTCGCGCCGCGCTGGCTGGCGCGCTGCGCCGACGACAGCCTGTGGATCTACGTCGCGCACCTGCCGCTGGTCGTGCTCCTGCAGCTCGGCGCGGCGCACCTGGCCGCGCCGGGACCGCTCGAGTACGCGGGGATCGCCGCGGCGGCGCTGGCGGGCTCAGCGCTGATCGCGCGCGGCCTGCGCCGGGCGCTGTAG
- a CDS encoding radical SAM protein, whose protein sequence is MLLRATTSLCAICRRSVPAEVHRRGDQVVMTKACPDHGAAEVIVAHDADWYERISAYPAVVRAPAAPRPVDRGCPFDCGPCAQHEQTAMLPIVPITSACNLDCPICYTVNKNDGAYHMSEAELRAILGHIRATDPERRLINLTGGEPTLHPDFARLVELCHAEGVHRITISTDGLGLQKDEALVARLAALDARVILSFDSLRDATNVAMLGATLTEAKLRVLDLLGRHGVATTLLPVIARGHNHDELGAFVDLALARDHVRSLELHTMTFTGQGGLDFDAGARMTADEVLAEIERQTDGRLRRDDFVPSPAAHPTCYQVTYLLRIAPDRWLPFARFMSWDELRAMLGGMLYLEPGPAVEVALADVIDRVWAGAVEPADAELVLAALRGLIDTVFQPGLSPDARLRASERWSKAIYVHAHMDEHTFDTDRIRQCCVGIREPDGQNIPSCAYNVLYRNRDARFAPAPAPPLVTLGRGRRA, encoded by the coding sequence GTGCTCCTGCGCGCGACCACCAGCCTGTGCGCGATCTGCCGGCGCAGCGTCCCAGCCGAGGTGCACCGACGCGGCGACCAGGTCGTGATGACCAAGGCCTGCCCGGATCACGGCGCGGCCGAGGTGATCGTCGCCCACGACGCCGACTGGTACGAGCGCATCTCGGCGTACCCGGCGGTGGTGCGCGCGCCGGCCGCGCCGCGCCCGGTCGACCGCGGCTGCCCGTTCGACTGCGGTCCGTGCGCGCAGCACGAGCAGACCGCGATGCTGCCGATCGTGCCGATCACCAGCGCCTGCAACCTCGACTGCCCGATCTGCTACACGGTCAACAAGAACGACGGCGCCTACCACATGAGCGAGGCCGAGCTGCGGGCGATCCTCGGCCACATCCGCGCCACCGATCCCGAGCGCCGGCTGATCAACCTGACCGGCGGCGAGCCGACGCTGCACCCCGACTTCGCGCGCCTGGTCGAGCTGTGCCACGCCGAGGGCGTCCACCGCATCACGATCTCGACCGACGGCCTGGGCCTGCAGAAGGACGAGGCGCTGGTCGCCCGCCTGGCCGCGCTCGACGCCCGCGTGATCCTGTCGTTCGACTCGCTGCGCGACGCCACCAACGTCGCGATGCTGGGCGCGACCCTGACCGAGGCCAAGCTGCGCGTGCTCGATCTGCTCGGCCGCCACGGGGTCGCGACCACGCTCCTGCCGGTGATCGCCCGCGGCCACAACCACGACGAGCTGGGCGCGTTCGTCGACCTGGCGCTGGCGCGCGATCACGTGCGGTCGCTCGAGCTGCACACGATGACGTTCACCGGCCAGGGCGGGCTCGACTTCGACGCCGGCGCGCGCATGACCGCCGACGAGGTCCTGGCCGAGATCGAGCGCCAGACCGATGGCCGCCTGCGCCGCGATGACTTCGTGCCATCGCCGGCGGCGCACCCGACCTGCTACCAGGTCACGTACCTGCTGCGGATCGCGCCCGATCGCTGGCTGCCGTTCGCGCGCTTCATGAGCTGGGACGAGCTGCGCGCGATGCTCGGCGGGATGCTGTACCTGGAGCCGGGGCCCGCGGTCGAGGTCGCGCTGGCCGACGTGATCGATCGGGTCTGGGCCGGCGCGGTCGAGCCCGCCGACGCCGAGCTGGTGCTCGCGGCGCTGCGCGGCCTGATCGACACCGTGTTCCAGCCGGGGCTGTCGCCCGACGCCCGCCTGCGCGCCAGCGAGCGGTGGAGCAAGGCGATCTACGTCCACGCGCACATGGACGAGCACACCTTCGACACCGATCGCATCCGGCAGTGCTGCGTCGGCATCCGCGAGCCCGACGGCCAGAACATCCCGAGCTGCGCGTACAACGTGCTCTACCGCAACCGCGACGCCCGGTTCGCGCCGGCGCCGGCGCCGCCGCTGGTGACGCTCGGCCGCGGTCGGCGGGCGTGA
- a CDS encoding MBL fold metallo-hydrolase, giving the protein MLCETFAAGPFQCNCTIIADPATREAIVIDPGGEVARIAAIVRANDLTVRAIVHTHAHLDHIFATRDVKLAHGGEVCLHPDDKPLYDAAAVQAAMFGFPAPRMTAVERWLADGDQLGFGARAALVVHTPGHTPGSVCFEVAAPGEPTRLFAGDTLFRRSVGRTDLPGGDAAQLRTSIKTRLYTRDLDAVVIPGHGPTTTLGDEARANPFVRA; this is encoded by the coding sequence ATGCTGTGCGAGACGTTCGCCGCCGGGCCGTTCCAGTGCAACTGCACGATCATCGCCGACCCGGCGACGCGCGAGGCGATCGTGATCGATCCCGGCGGCGAGGTCGCGCGCATCGCCGCGATCGTGCGCGCCAACGATCTGACCGTGCGCGCGATCGTCCACACCCACGCGCACCTCGATCACATCTTCGCGACCCGCGACGTCAAGCTCGCGCACGGCGGCGAGGTGTGCCTGCACCCCGACGACAAGCCGCTCTACGACGCGGCGGCGGTGCAGGCGGCGATGTTCGGGTTCCCGGCGCCGCGGATGACCGCGGTCGAGCGGTGGCTGGCCGACGGCGATCAGCTCGGGTTCGGCGCGCGCGCAGCGCTGGTGGTCCACACGCCCGGGCACACCCCCGGCTCGGTGTGCTTCGAGGTGGCGGCGCCCGGCGAGCCCACGCGGCTGTTCGCGGGCGACACGCTGTTCCGGCGCAGCGTCGGGCGCACCGATCTGCCGGGCGGCGACGCGGCCCAGCTGCGCACCTCGATCAAGACCCGGCTGTACACGCGCGATCTCGACGCGGTCGTCATCCCCGGCCACGGCCCGACGACCACGCTCGGCGACGAGGCCCGCGCCAACCCGTTCGTCCGCGCCTGA
- a CDS encoding FAD:protein FMN transferase — protein MIELRAMDTRVSVYAPTLAAEDEAAAAATVAALFEAAEARFSRFRPDSELARLNRATGAIAVSPVMLAALARARGYVELTRGRFDPAVGGALAAAGYDRSFAAGALDHDDQPTQPRPARFAEVTLDLERGVVDRPPHVQLDLGGMIKGATVDLAARQLPAVAALDAGGDVVLRGAGPDGDGWLIEVEDPIDPARTLVTLVVRDRAVATSAANRRRWRRGDRWAHHLIDPATGAPATSDLAQVTVVAACAERAEVLAKAVFVAGAQAGRALLAATADVAAVLVHVDGTVELVGPLEVHHDA, from the coding sequence ATGATCGAGCTGCGCGCGATGGACACCCGGGTCTCGGTGTACGCACCGACCCTGGCCGCTGAGGACGAGGCCGCGGCGGCGGCCACCGTCGCGGCGCTGTTCGAGGCGGCCGAGGCTCGCTTCAGCCGGTTCCGCCCCGACAGCGAGCTGGCGCGCCTGAACCGCGCCACCGGCGCGATCGCGGTGTCGCCGGTGATGCTCGCGGCCCTGGCCCGCGCGCGCGGCTACGTCGAGCTCACGCGCGGGCGCTTCGACCCGGCGGTCGGCGGCGCGCTCGCCGCGGCCGGCTACGATCGCTCGTTCGCGGCCGGCGCGCTCGATCATGACGACCAGCCCACGCAGCCGCGACCGGCGCGGTTCGCCGAGGTCACGCTCGACCTCGAGCGCGGCGTGGTCGACCGGCCCCCGCACGTGCAGCTCGATCTGGGCGGCATGATCAAGGGCGCGACCGTGGACCTCGCGGCGCGCCAGCTCCCGGCGGTGGCCGCGCTCGACGCCGGCGGCGACGTGGTCCTGCGCGGCGCCGGCCCCGACGGCGACGGCTGGCTGATCGAGGTCGAGGATCCGATCGATCCCGCGCGCACGCTCGTGACCCTGGTCGTGCGCGACCGCGCGGTCGCGACCAGCGCCGCCAATCGCCGACGCTGGCGGCGCGGCGATCGATGGGCCCACCACCTGATCGACCCCGCGACCGGCGCGCCGGCGACCTCCGACCTGGCGCAGGTCACGGTGGTCGCCGCGTGCGCCGAGCGCGCCGAGGTGCTCGCCAAGGCGGTGTTCGTCGCCGGCGCGCAGGCCGGGCGCGCGCTCCTGGCCGCGACCGCCGACGTCGCCGCCGTGCTCGTCCACGTCGATGGCACCGTCGAGCTCGTCGGCCCGCTGGAGGTCCATCACGATGCGTAA